A single genomic interval of Dysidea avara chromosome 8, odDysAvar1.4, whole genome shotgun sequence harbors:
- the LOC136265072 gene encoding protein NLRC3-like, which translates to MTSQSEVIEQLKKSVTATSTPLLKDLHNHITPNYAAHWRMIGTLLGLPIGTLDIIEQDNVYRSVPCCNDMWSKWLKMDPSASWEKLFKVIESPAVSSDQAPDKVTSKPDMDKSTVTDQGVSILSDRVRQLNIQTRFAVDEDSWPPNQPKDFTPVLLVHHQDQHTFEQATALQLAGSIQSGKPHYPQDSHQSLRKALDNSKTTKQLVDILAPLQESKNAQFILVEGLPGIGKSLLLQEIAYKWSTGKLLQKFKIVLLLQLRSPAVQQVSLVDDLLQLFCKRDRKATEIATASSDYLFKNNGKDIVLLFDGYDEFPVNLQKDSLVADILKRQVLPHCGLVVSSRPHASVRLRQQATIRVDILGFAKEERKLYVEQSLKEQPHAVKELTEYLEGNLTINGLCFIPFNMVILIYLYKQGIPLPSNSTQLYNYFICLTICRHLAKSGQPLDNTITDIAKLPQPYNTIVQQLSKLSLEGLNNNKLIFTLEETRAACPGIEAIEGALNGYGLLQAVQHFGLAGKTMTFNFVHFSIQEFLSAYHITQLPPDEELRVLEAKFWSDIHSNMFAMYTSLTKGQRSAFKQFLSGGDDTIIIAETYLKNQLKCLRLFRCFYEANDEAFYTSIQQGKTFDDKVINLGKTSLTVYDVECVTLFLTCSPHKEWKKLNLSSCHIQDHGCRVLHRDLMSSDVSIKELNLGVNGFTRSSSSSINDLTTHCKVEVLDISSNDTIGEDPALYNMLTHPSSRLVTLNMNRTSLSSPSAKTLFTALSKGNKLEGLDIDYNLITDEACDVIATTMKNNTSLVWLWMWHNEISGEAAQHLVQELNNNDTLEELWLPSGYTEDVKKRIRSLQEVINKNRESRGCQTKLGIRCY; encoded by the exons ATGACTAGTCAAAGTGAAGTAATAGAACAGTTGAAGAAGAGTGTCACTG CTACCAGTACTCCACTACTGAAGGATCTTCATAACCATATTACCCCCAATTATGCTGCTCATTGGAGAATGATAGGAACACTACTGGGTCTACCCATCGGAACACTTGACATCATAGAACAAGACAATGTGTATAGAAGTGTCCCCTGCTGTAATGATATGTGGAGCAAATGGCTTAAGATGGATCCCTCTGCTAGTTGGGAGAAGTTGTTTAAAGTTATTGAGTCACCTGCAGTGTCCAGTGATCAAGCTCCTGATAAAG TGACCTCCAAACCTGACATGGACAAGTCAACGGTCACTGATCAAG GAGTCTCAATATTGTCCGACAGGGTGAGACAACTTAATATACAAACACGGTTTGCTGTTGATGAAGATTCTTGGCCACCAAATCAACCCAAGGACTTTACACCAGTCCTTTTAGTTCATCATCAAGATCAACACACTTTTGAACAGGCAACTGCACTGCAATTGGCTGGATCCATCCAATCAGGTAAACCTCATTACCCACAAGACAGCCATCAGTCACTGAGAAAAGCACTTGATAACAGTAAGACAACTAAACAATTAGTTGATATCTTAGCTCCACTACAAGAAAGCAAAAATGCGCAATTCATTTTAGTTGAGGGGTTGCCTGGTATTGGTAAATCTTTGTTATTACAAGAAATAGCATACAAGTGGTCAACAGGAAAGTTGTTACAAAAGTTTAAAATAGTTCTCCTCCTCCAGTTGCGTAGTCCAGCTGTGCAGCAGGTGTCACTTGTTGATGACCTTCTTCAGTTGTTCTGCAAAAGAGACAGGAAAGCTACAGAAATTGCCACTGCATCTAGTGATTACCTCTTTAAGAATAATGGTAAAGACATTGTTCTCCTTTTTGACGGCTACGATGAGTTCCCAGTTAACCTACAGAAAGATAGTTTAGTTGCTGATATACTGAAACGTCAGGTGTTACCTCATTGCGGCTTGGTAGTGTCATCTCGTCCACATGCCTCGGTGAGACTTCGACAACAAGCAACTATCAGAGTTGACATATTGGGCTTTGCTAAAGAGGAACGAAAGTTATACGTTGAACAGTCCCTGAAGGAACAGCCACATGCAGTCAAAGAGCTCACCGAATATCTTGAAGGTAATCTGACTATCAACGGCCTGTGTTTCATCCCCTTCAACATGGTCATCTTGATTTATCTGTACAAACAGGGAATTCCCCTTCCTAGCAATTCTACACAGCTTTACAATTACTTCATCTGTCTTACCATCTGTCGACATCTTGCCAAGTCTGGTCAACCTCTTGATAACACCATCACTGACATAGCCAAACTGCCCCAGCCCTATAATACAATAGTTCAGCAGTTATCAAAACTATCGCTCGAGGGTCTTAATAACAACAAGCTAATCTTTACCTTAGAGGAGACGAGAGCAGCTTGTCCAGGCATCGAAGCTATCGAAGGAGCTCTGAACGGATACGGACTACTTCAGGCTGTCCAGCACTTCGGGCTCGCTGGCAAAACGATGACATTTAACTTTGTCCATTTTTCCATTCAGGAGTTCTTGTCCGCTTACCATATCACTCAGCTTCCACCAGACGAAGAGCTGCGAGTGCTCGAAGCGAAGTTCTGGAGCGATATTCATTCCAACATGTTTGCAATGTACACCTCGCTTACCAAGGGACAGCGATCTGCTTTTAAACAATTTCTCTCTGGAGGGGACGACACGATCATCATCGCTGAAACATACTTGAAGAATCAACTGAAGTGTCTTCGACTATTTCGCTGCTTCTATGAGGCCAACGACGAAGCCTTTTACACTTCTATACAACAAGGAAAAACTTTCGATGATAAAGTAATCAATCTTGGGAAGACTAGCCTAACTGTTTATGATGTTGAGTGTGTTACGCTCTTCCTTACCTGCTCACCCCACAAGGAGTGGAAGAAGCTTAACTTGTCTTCCTGCCATATCCAGGATCATGGCTGTCGTGTCCTTCACCGTGATCTGATGTCATCTGACGTCAGTATTAAAGAACTCAACTTGGGGGTTAATGGCTTCACCAGGTCTTCCTCTTCCTCCATTAATGACCTCACCACCCATTGTAAAGTGGAAGTGTTGGATATTAGTAGTAACGACACCATCGGAGAGGACCCTGCTCTCTACAACATGTTGACCCATCCCTCCTCTAGGCTAGTGACACTGAACATGAACCGTACCAGCTTATCATCACCATCAGCAAAAACCCTCTTCACTGCACTATCAAAGGGTAACAAACTGGAGGGGCTCGACATTGACTACAATCTCATCACTGATGAAGCTTGTGATGTCATTGCCACTACAATGAAGAACAACACATCACTAGTCTGGCTGTGGATGTGGCACAACGAGATCAGTGGAGAAGCTGCTCAACATCTAGTACAAGAGCTCAACAATAACGACACATTAGAAGAGCTATGGCTACCCTCTGGTTACACTGAAGATGTTAAGAAGAGGATTAGATCACTACAAGAAGTAATTAACAAGAACAGAGAAAGTAGAGGATGTCAAACAAAACTGGGCATTAGATGTTATTAG